The Kaistella daneshvariae genomic sequence GACCGTTTTCATTAAGCAAGGAAGATAATTTTCCGAGGTAAACATCTATTTTTTCTAAACTTTGAAAAATTCCGGTGCCGTTCATCAGCAATAAAATGGTGTCGTAAGTTCCTTCCGAAAATTCCAAAATATCAGCACAAACCGCATTTTCTACGCCGCGCAGCTTTGAAACTTCAATAGATTTCGGAGAAAAATCCACGGCTAAAACCGGCAATTTTTTAAAATTTTGAAGATACAAACTGTGCGAACCGGCGCCGGCACCGATATCTAAAACATTTCCGCGGGAAAGCTCCAGTGCTTTCTGTTCGATGTCATTCATCTCTTCAAAATCGCGGAAAAGATAAGCCACCGGCAAATCATCAATTTCAGAAATTGACGTTTCTGTGAGGATATTTTCCGGATTTTGACCGTGGTAAAAATCCCAGATCGCCTGCCCCATTAAATCTTTCATTCCATTTTTAATTTCCCCAAAATTAAGCAAATATTAAAAGTTACAGAAACCGGAAAAGTTTCAAAAAGTTTGAGTATTTTAGTTTTATAAAACTAGAAAACACATGAGAAAAATCGATCTTCTTTTCGCAGAATACGCGCAAAGTCATCAGAACGAAACGAATAAACTGATTCACTGGATTTGCGCACCACTAATCTTCTGGGCTATTTTGGGCTTTTTTTCGTTAATTCCTGCGCCACATTTTTTTCTGAAATATTTTGGAGCCATCAGCATTGCGTCGCTGGTTGCCATCTTTTTGGTGTCGGTTTTCTATTTTCGGCTCTCGTGGCGAATTGCTTTAATCATGGTCGTCATTATGCTGCTTTTCGAACATTTTATTTATTTCATTAATATCACCTTCGGCAGCAAATCCTGGATTATTTATTTGGCGGTTTTCGTACTGTCGTGGATCGGTCAGTTTTACGGCCATAAAATTGAGGGCAGAAAACCCAGTTTTTTGAAAGATTTACAGTTCCTGCTCATCGGGCCAATTTGGCTCCTGCAC encodes the following:
- a CDS encoding class I SAM-dependent methyltransferase; the encoded protein is MKDLMGQAIWDFYHGQNPENILTETSISEIDDLPVAYLFRDFEEMNDIEQKALELSRGNVLDIGAGAGSHSLYLQNFKKLPVLAVDFSPKSIEVSKLRGVENAVCADILEFSEGTYDTILLLMNGTGIFQSLEKIDVYLGKLSSLLNENGQILIDSTDIIYMYDRDEDGGVMVPADHYYGEVDYFMHYKLDTEKPLKWLYLDFETFKRAAENNGFNIEKIVQEEDSYLARLTKK
- a CDS encoding Mpo1 family 2-hydroxy fatty acid dioxygenase, coding for MRKIDLLFAEYAQSHQNETNKLIHWICAPLIFWAILGFFSLIPAPHFFLKYFGAISIASLVAIFLVSVFYFRLSWRIALIMVVIMLLFEHFIYFINITFGSKSWIIYLAVFVLSWIGQFYGHKIEGRKPSFLKDLQFLLIGPIWLLHFILKKFHLKY